From Sphingomonas bisphenolicum, one genomic window encodes:
- the pheT gene encoding phenylalanine--tRNA ligase subunit beta produces MKFTLSWLKTHLNTDADLATILKTLNAIGLEVEGVENPAEKLGGFKIARVLTAERHPQADKLQVLSVDHGDGSPLQVVCGAPNARAGLIGVFGVEGAVVPVNGMVLKKTAIRGVESNGMMCSTRELELGDDHDGIIELDAAAPVGQVYADWAGLNDPVIDVSITPNRQDCMGVRGIARDLAAAGLGTLNAIIVPEIEGVGPGPDVRTDDVDGCPAFFARTVRGVTNGASPEWMSKRLKAIGQKPISALVDITNYIMFDLGRPLHVYDMATLKGGLVARKGKAGEEVLALNGKSYAVDETMTVIADMQAVHDIGGIMGGEHSGATSATTDVLIECAYFTPERIAVTGQKLTLTSDARGRFERGVDPAFLDDGLSIATSLVVSLCGGTPSEATRAGTPPATPRTVAYAPDQCLALAGVQVPADEQKHILESLGFGVSGEASRVEYEDGMPVTVPGRWTIMVPTWRRDVDGWPDIVEEVVRIVGLDHVPSTPLPRVPGVARPTATPEQMVERRVRRTAAARGLAEAINWSFISQKEATAVGGGDWTLANPISEELKVMRPSLLPGLLSATKRNVDRSATSVRLFELGRRYFKQGERATVGFVLAGEKLARGWQSGKAQGFDAFDAKAEVIALLAAAGAPVGNLQNFGEASAAYHPGQSGTLRLGPKAVLAEYGVLHPSLAKQFGLTGTVVAGEIFLDAIPGKRKSGFMRAPYAPPALQAVKRDFAFLVPDMVEADALVRGVKGADKKSIVDVRLFDVFVGPGVEDGFKSLAIEVTLQPGEKSFSQEELEAISAAVVKAAQKLGGSLRG; encoded by the coding sequence CCGACAAATTGCAGGTGCTGAGCGTCGATCATGGCGACGGATCGCCGCTGCAGGTCGTGTGCGGCGCGCCCAATGCGCGCGCTGGCCTGATCGGCGTGTTCGGGGTCGAGGGCGCGGTGGTGCCGGTCAACGGCATGGTGCTCAAGAAGACCGCGATCCGCGGCGTCGAATCCAACGGCATGATGTGTTCCACGCGCGAGCTGGAGCTGGGCGACGATCATGACGGCATCATCGAACTGGATGCAGCGGCGCCGGTCGGGCAGGTCTATGCCGACTGGGCGGGGCTGAACGATCCGGTGATCGACGTCAGCATCACGCCCAACCGGCAGGATTGCATGGGCGTGCGCGGCATCGCCCGCGATCTGGCGGCGGCGGGCCTCGGCACGCTCAATGCCATCATCGTGCCGGAGATCGAAGGCGTGGGCCCGGGACCGGATGTGCGTACGGACGATGTGGACGGCTGCCCGGCCTTCTTCGCGCGCACCGTGCGCGGCGTCACCAATGGCGCTTCGCCCGAATGGATGAGCAAGCGGCTCAAGGCCATCGGCCAGAAGCCCATCAGCGCGCTGGTCGACATCACCAATTACATCATGTTTGATCTCGGCCGGCCGCTGCATGTCTATGACATGGCGACGCTCAAAGGCGGCCTTGTGGCGCGCAAGGGCAAGGCCGGCGAGGAAGTGCTGGCGCTGAACGGCAAGAGCTACGCCGTCGACGAGACGATGACCGTCATCGCCGACATGCAAGCCGTGCATGATATCGGCGGGATCATGGGCGGCGAACATTCGGGTGCGACGAGCGCCACGACCGACGTGCTGATCGAATGCGCCTATTTCACGCCGGAGCGGATCGCGGTGACGGGGCAGAAGCTGACCCTGACCTCCGACGCGCGCGGCCGCTTCGAACGGGGGGTCGACCCGGCGTTCCTGGACGACGGCCTGTCGATCGCGACCAGCCTGGTCGTCAGCCTGTGCGGCGGCACGCCCAGCGAGGCGACCCGCGCCGGCACCCCGCCCGCGACGCCGCGGACCGTGGCCTATGCGCCCGACCAGTGCCTGGCCCTGGCCGGCGTGCAGGTGCCCGCCGATGAACAGAAGCATATCCTTGAAAGCCTGGGCTTCGGCGTCAGCGGCGAAGCGAGCCGCGTCGAATATGAAGATGGGATGCCGGTGACGGTGCCGGGTCGCTGGACGATCATGGTCCCGACCTGGCGCCGCGACGTCGATGGCTGGCCCGATATCGTGGAGGAAGTGGTGCGCATCGTCGGTCTCGACCATGTGCCCTCCACCCCGCTGCCGCGCGTGCCGGGCGTCGCTCGCCCGACCGCCACGCCCGAGCAGATGGTCGAGCGCCGGGTGCGCCGCACTGCCGCCGCGCGCGGGCTGGCCGAGGCGATCAACTGGTCCTTCATTTCGCAGAAGGAAGCCACCGCCGTGGGCGGGGGCGACTGGACGCTGGCGAACCCGATCTCCGAAGAGCTGAAGGTCATGCGGCCATCGCTGCTGCCCGGCCTGCTGTCGGCGACGAAGCGCAATGTCGATCGCAGCGCGACCTCCGTTCGCCTGTTCGAACTGGGCCGCCGCTATTTCAAGCAAGGCGAGCGGGCGACCGTCGGATTCGTGCTGGCGGGCGAGAAGCTGGCGCGGGGCTGGCAGAGCGGCAAGGCGCAGGGCTTCGACGCGTTCGACGCCAAGGCGGAAGTGATTGCGTTGCTGGCCGCCGCCGGCGCGCCGGTCGGCAATCTCCAGAATTTCGGGGAGGCTTCGGCCGCCTATCATCCCGGCCAGTCTGGCACGCTGCGGCTGGGGCCGAAGGCGGTGCTGGCCGAATATGGTGTGCTGCACCCGTCGCTGGCCAAGCAGTTCGGCCTGACCGGCACCGTGGTCGCCGGCGAAATCTTCCTCGATGCGATTCCGGGCAAGCGCAAGAGCGGCTTCATGCGCGCGCCTTATGCGCCCCCCGCATTGCAGGCCGTGAAGCGCGACTTCGCCTTCCTCGTACCGGACATGGTCGAGGCCGATGCGCTGGTGCGGGGGGTCAAGGGTGCGGACAAGAAGAGCATCGTCGATGTGCGTCTGTTCGACGTCTTCGTCGGGCCGGGGGTGGAGGATGGCTTCAAGTCGCTGGCCATAGAAGTGACGTTGCAGCCGGGCGAGAAGAGCTTTTCCCAGGAAGAGCTGGAGGCGATCAGCGCCGCAGTGGTCAAGGCCGCACAGAAGCTGGGCGGAAGCCTGCGCGGCTGA